From a single Raphanus sativus cultivar WK10039 chromosome 3, ASM80110v3, whole genome shotgun sequence genomic region:
- the LOC130509329 gene encoding uncharacterized protein LOC130509329: MDNGNNDEQIDVGSVVEAVSADHSFGAPLYVVESMCMRCGENGTSRFLLTLIPHFRKVLISAFECPHCGERNNEVQFAGEIQQRGCCYHLEVLAGDEKIFDRQVVKSESATIKIPELDFEIPPEAQRGSLSTVEGILARAADELSALQEERKKVDPKTAEAIDQFLSKLRACAKAETPFTFILDDPAGNSFVENPHAPSPDPSLTIKFYDRTPEQQATLGYLADPSQAGQSEGSLAPPSAETTYVPHGAVGATAGRRAIAQSNSTDISDNLFRYSAPEEVMIFPSTCGACTKQCETRMFVTKIPYFQEVIVMASTCEDCGYRNSELKPGGAIPEKGKKITLSVKNITDLSRDVIKSDTAGVIIPELDLELAGGTLGGMVTTVEGLVTQIRESLARVHGFTFGDSLDESKKNKWREFGSRLTKLLSLEQPWTLILDDELANSFISPLTDDIKDDHQLTYEEFERSWEQNEELGLNDIDTSSADAAYGSTEKTKLP; the protein is encoded by the exons ATGGACAACGGGAACAACGACGAACAAATTGATGTTGGATCGGTGGTTGAAGCTGTTTCCGCCGACCACTCCTTCGGTGCTCCCCTCTATGTGGTTGAGAGCATGTGCATGCGCTGCGGTGAAAAC GGAACAAGCAGGTTTCTGTTGACTTTAATTCCTCACTTCAGAAAG GTCTTAATATCTGCATTTGAATGTCCCCATTGCGGAGAGAG GAATAATGAGGTTCAGTTTGCGGGAGAGATTCAACAACGTGGTTGCTGTTACCATCTAGAGGTTCTAGCTGGCGATGAGAAG ATATTTGACCGGCAGGTTGTGAAATCTGAATCAGCCACTATTAAG ATTCCTGAACTGGATTTTGAGATTCCACCAGAGGCCCAACGTGGAAGTTTGTCTACT GTGGAAGGAATACTAGCGCGGGCTGCTGATGAACTGAGTGCCCTTCAAGAAGAACGCAAG AAAGTGGATCCTAAAACTGCTGAAGCGATAGACCAATTCTTGTCCAAGCTGAGAGCTTGTGCTAAAGCAGAGACACCCTTCACCTTCATTTTGGACGATCCTGCTGGAAACAGCTTCGTTGAGAACCC ACATGCTCCATCGCCAGATCCCTCTTTAACCATCAAGTTCTATGACCGAACACCAGAGCAACAAGCAACACTTGGATATCTTGCTGACCCTTCGCAGGCTGGACAATCAGAAGGAAGCCTTGCCCCACCTTCTGCTGAAACAACTTATGTACCTCATGGAGCAGTCGGAGCAACAGCTGGTCGTCGAGCGATTGCTCAGAGTAATAGCACTGATATTTCCGATAACTTGTTTAGATACTCTGCGCCTGAAGAG GTGATGATTTTCCCTTCAACCTGTGGAGCATGTACGAAGCAATGTGAGACACGGATGTTCGTGACTA AAATCCCGTACTTTCAGGAGGTTATTGTCATGGCATCCACATGTGAGGATTGTGGCTATCGCAATTCTGAG TTGAAGCCTGGTGGTGCTATTCCTGAGAAGGGAAAGAAAATTACTCTCTCTGTGAAGAACATCACTGATCTTAGCCGAGACGTTATCAAG TCAGACACAGCCGGAGTGATAATCCCGGAACTTGATCTGGAGCTAGCTGGTGGTACACTTGGTGGAATGGTGACAACAGTTGAAGGGTTGGTCACGCAGATCAGAGAAA GCCTAGCGAGAGTTCACGGATTCACTTTTGGTGACAGTCTAGATGAGAGTAAGAAGAACAAGTGGAGAGAATTTGGATCCAGGCTTACTAAG CTCCTAAGCTTAGAACAGCCATGGACGTTGATTCTTGATGATGAATTAGCAAATTCCTTTATTTCACCACTAACAGATGATATCAAAGATGATCATCAGCTCACAT ATGAAGAGTTCGAGAGGTCATGGGAGCAGAACGAGGAGTTGGGTCTCAACGACATAGATACTTCTTCAGCTGATGCTGCTTATGGATCCACGGAGAAAACTAAATTACCTTAA
- the LOC130494679 gene encoding UPF0481 protein At3g47200-like, with translation MDPPSQVNEDSEIIPDQEEEAALLLLKKVTPPILLKESAGDNSCSIFRIPHTLGRANNTAYAPKIVSIGPYHHPDDKEHGHLKMIEEHKQRYLELFVSKTKENGVSLSHLVKVVSDMEPKIRDSYSENLELSQEKLTRVMLLDSCFILMLFLVVTREFEYKNFTDPIFKMRWILPTIRSDLLLLENQVPLFLLNKILETSKLASSTSLNEMAFEFFSYSIRKPDAFWEKHKNLRAKHLLDLIRKTFIPIVSPPTTQRHCCIDISSGFGGKTRPTTLKNTCSSKKGSSKESTGAQTSPPPSPFLGLIVSAKKLRLRGIKFKRRKDVDTPLDISFKNGLLEIPLLVFDDFMSSVLINCVAFEQFNMRCSTEITSYVVFMGCLINIEEDATFLVEKGIIENYFGTGEQVSLFFKNIGKDISFSISKSYLSKVFERVNKYASKGCHVHWAGFKYTHFNTPWTFLSSCAALLLLLLTIFQAFFAAFAYFRPPKNN, from the coding sequence ATGGATCCTCCAAGTCAAGTCAATGAAGACAGTGAAATAATACCagaccaagaagaagaagcagctcTGTTGCTCCTAAAAAAAGTGACCCCACCAATCCTTCTGAAGGAATCAGCAGGTGATAACTCTTGCTCTATCTTCAGAATCCCTCACACTCTTGGGCGAGCCAACAACACAGCTTATGCACCCAAGATAGTCTCGATAGGCCCTTATCACCATCCTGATGACAAAGAACATGGACATCTCAAGATGATCGAGGAGCACAAGCAGCGTTATCTGGAGTTATTCGTGTCAAAGACCAAGGAGAATGGCGTCAGTCTTAGTCACTTAGTCAAAGTAGTCTCGGATATGGAACCGAAGATAAGAGATTCTTATTCCGAGAATCTTGAACTTAGTCAAGAAAAGCTGACCAGGGTGATGCTTCTTGATAGTTGTTTCATTCTTATGCTATTTCTTGTGGTCACGAGAGAGTTTGAGTACAAGAACTTCACCGACCCTATTTTCAAGATGAGATGGATACTGCCTACTATTCGGAGTGATCTTCTCCTTCTCGAAAACCAGGTTCCTCTCTTTcttcttaataaaattttagagacATCAAAGTTAGCTTCATCCACAAGCTTAAACGAGATGGCCTTCGAGTTCTTCAGCTATTCGATAAGAAAACCAGACGCATTCTGGGAGAAACATAAGAATCTTCGGGCAAAACATCTTCTTGATCTCATTCGCAAGACTTTCATACCCATCGTGTCTCCACCAACCACCCAAAGACATTGCTGCATCGATATTTCAAgtggttttggtggaaaaacaAGACCAACTACACTCAAAAACACTTGTTCAAGTAAGAAAGGCAGTTCAAAGGAGAGCACTGGAGCACAAACGTCACCACCTCCCAGCCCTTTTCTTGGACTAATTGTCTCAGCCAAGAAGCTTCGTCTCCGAGGAATAAAATTCAAGCGGAGGAAGGATGTAGACACGCCGTTAGACATAAGTTTCAAGAACGGTTTGCTTGAGATACCATTACTAGtctttgatgattttatgaGCTCTGTTTTAATCAACTGCGTCGCCTTCGAGCAGTTCAACATGAGATGCTCAACTGAGATCACAAGCTACGTAGTTTTCATGGGTTGTCTGATAAACATAGAAGAGGATGCAACTTTCTTAGTGGAGAAAGGGATCATAGAGAACTACTTCGGGACGGGTGAACAAGTTTCTCTCTTCTTCAAGAACATCGGGAAAGACATCTCGTTCAGCATATCTAAGAGTTATTTATCAAAGGTGTTTGAGAGAGTGAACAAGTACGCTTCAAAAGGATGCCATGTACACTGGGCTGGGTTCAAGTAcacacatttcaacactccatGGACGTTTTTATCATCTTGTGCTGCTTTGCTGCTGCTTCTACTTACCATATTCCAAGCCTTCTTTGCAGCCTTCGCTTATTTTCGTCCTCCCAAGAACAATTGA